The genomic segment GAGCGTGGCCATCTTCAGCGGGTACTGCTGCGAGTCGGCGGCGAACTGGCCCTGGGTCAGGGCGCTGACGCCGGTGCAGGAGCCGTCGATGGTCACGATGGTCACCGCCTTGTCCTTGCCGGCGGCCTTGAGCGCCTGGTAGGCGCCCATCGCGGCGGGCTCGTTGATCGCGTAGACGAGGTTGATGTCAGGGGCCTTCTGCAGGCAGTTCTCCATCGCGGTCTGCCCCTTGGCCTGGTCGCCGCCGGTGTCCGCCTCGCAGGCGATCGCGGGGTCGCCCTCGGCGATGCCGAAGCCGGACAGGAAGCCGTCGTGCCGCTGGACGCCGACGTCCACGCCGGGCGTCAGGTCGAGCATCGCGATCTTCGCGGCCTTGCCGGCCATCCTCACCTTGGCGAACTGGCCGATGAGCTTGCCCGCGGTGAGGTTGTTCGTGGCGAACAGCGCGTCGGCGGAGTTCTGCGGGTCCGGCGGCGTGTCCAGGGCGATCACGACGATGCCCTGCTGGCGGGCCCGGTCCAGAGTCGGGGCGATCGCCTTGGGGTCGCTCGGGGTGATCAGGATGCCTTTGACGCCCGCGGCGATCATGTTCTCCACCGCGGTGACCTGGCCGGAGTTGTCGCCGTCATAGGCCCCGGCGGCCGTGAGCAGCTTGACGCCGTCCTTGGCGGCCTCGGCCTGCGCGCCCTTCTTCATGGTGACGAAGTAGGGGTTGGTCTCGGTCTTGGTGATCAGGCCGACGGTGATCGAGCCGGAGCCGCCGGAACCGCCGGAACCGGACGAGCCACCGGAGCCGCCGGAGCCGCACGCGGTCAGCGTGGCGGCCAGGACGAGCGCGGCTATCGCCGGGGATGCGAATCTCGATGACATGGACATGGGGGTCCCTTTCGGGTCGGTTTCGGGTCGGTCTCGGACAGCCGGTGCGGAGCGAGGGCGCGACGGCATGGCCGGCTGTGTGGGTGGGCCGACCTGCGCGTTCAGCGATGCCACTAGCGGGGAAACGTTTCCATAGGGTTGCTGGAAACGTTTCCTTGGAAACGTTTCCTGGTACCGTAGGGCCGATGTGACGCGCTGTCCAGAGGTAGGCGAGAATCGGTGTCGATCGTGACTGTTCCGTTTCCGACACCGCCGTGGGGCGAGGCAGGGGGCACCGTGGCGCAGGGCCGTCGGGGGTGTTGTGGTTAGGCAGGCCGGGGCCGGGCGCGGCGTCACCATGCGCGACGTCGCCGATCGCGCCGGCGTGGGCCTGGCCACCGTCTCGCGGGTGGTCAACGGCGCCTCGGGGGTGGCGCCGGAGCTGGCGGAGAAGGTCCGCGCCGCGGCCCGCGACCTGGGCTACCGCCACGACGCCACGGCCAGCAGCCTGCGCCGCGCCGACCGCCGCACCGACACCGTCGCGCTGGTCCTGGAAGACGTCGCGAACCCCTTCTCCTCGGCCCTGCAACGCGCGATCACCGACGCCGCCGCCGAACGCGGCGTCCTGGTGCTGTCCGGCAGCAGCGACGAGAACCCGAGCCGCGAGCGGGACCTGGTGGAGACGTTCACCGCACGCCGCGCCGACGGCCTGATCGTGGTCCCCACCGGCCAGGCCGACGACGCCTTGCGCGCCGCGCAGAGCTTCGGCACCCCGCTGGTCGCGGTGGACCGCATGGTCGACCTGGACGGCGTGGACACCGTCACCGTCGACAACCGCGAGGGCACCGCGGCGGCGGCCGCACGCCTGCGCGAAGCCGGCCACCGCCGGGTCGCCTACTTCGGCGACCAGGCGACGATCTGGACCGCCGGGGAGCGCCTGGCAGGGTTCTCCGACGTCTTCCCGGCCGCGACCGCCGCCGACACCCCGGGCGCCCCGGGCAGCCCGATCCGCCTGGGCCTGAGCAGCGTCGAGGCCGCCGAACGGGCCGCGCACGAGGCACTGGCCAGCCCCGAACCGCCGACCGCGTTCGTGTCGGGTCAGAACCTG from the Catenulispora sp. GP43 genome contains:
- a CDS encoding substrate-binding domain-containing protein, giving the protein MSMSSRFASPAIAALVLAATLTACGSGGSGGSSGSGGSGGSGSITVGLITKTETNPYFVTMKKGAQAEAAKDGVKLLTAAGAYDGDNSGQVTAVENMIAAGVKGILITPSDPKAIAPTLDRARQQGIVVIALDTPPDPQNSADALFATNNLTAGKLIGQFAKVRMAGKAAKIAMLDLTPGVDVGVQRHDGFLSGFGIAEGDPAIACEADTGGDQAKGQTAMENCLQKAPDINLVYAINEPAAMGAYQALKAAGKDKAVTIVTIDGSCTGVSALTQGQFAADSQQYPLKMATLGVDAVRDFAKTGKKPSGYTDTGVSLIAATPAAGVDSKDASYGQSNCWGS
- a CDS encoding LacI family DNA-binding transcriptional regulator; translated protein: MVRQAGAGRGVTMRDVADRAGVGLATVSRVVNGASGVAPELAEKVRAAARDLGYRHDATASSLRRADRRTDTVALVLEDVANPFSSALQRAITDAAAERGVLVLSGSSDENPSRERDLVETFTARRADGLIVVPTGQADDALRAAQSFGTPLVAVDRMVDLDGVDTVTVDNREGTAAAAARLREAGHRRVAYFGDQATIWTAGERLAGFSDVFPAATAADTPGAPGSPIRLGLSSVEAAERAAHEALASPEPPTAFVSGQNLITIGIRRALQEAGLEHRIALVGFDDFPLADLLTPGVSVIAQDPAQLGIEAARLLFARLDGHEGPARHTVVPTRYIARGSGEIPAPANPAP